A portion of the Bdellovibrio bacteriovorus genome contains these proteins:
- a CDS encoding c-type cytochrome, with amino-acid sequence MSENRDEFNRGGLIAFIFSMVFCFAFFFYLVAVNKGVDLAENVIDPNAPVEEGAVPVFDINKIAEPWVSTPELIAYGQKVFQTNCAMCHGAEGKGDGAAGAALNPKPRNLVEGKWTQGGGDIAHFKVLQNGIKGTSMASYGHFKAADRWALVHFIESITQNKSKDTPEQIAEFAKSAK; translated from the coding sequence ATGTCTGAAAATAGAGATGAATTTAATCGTGGTGGTTTAATCGCTTTCATCTTTTCGATGGTATTCTGTTTTGCCTTCTTCTTTTATTTAGTTGCTGTGAATAAAGGTGTGGATCTTGCGGAAAACGTGATTGATCCAAATGCTCCAGTTGAAGAGGGTGCCGTTCCCGTATTTGATATTAATAAAATTGCGGAGCCTTGGGTTTCAACTCCAGAGTTGATCGCTTACGGTCAAAAAGTTTTCCAGACAAACTGTGCAATGTGCCACGGTGCTGAGGGTAAGGGGGATGGTGCTGCCGGTGCGGCTCTAAATCCAAAACCTCGTAACCTTGTTGAAGGTAAATGGACTCAAGGTGGCGGCGATATCGCTCACTTTAAAGTTCTTCAAAATGGTATTAAAGGAACTTCAATGGCATCTTACGGCCACTTTAAAGCGGCAGATCGTTGGGCCTTGGTTCACTTCATCGAATCTATTACTCAAAACAAATCAAAAGATACTCCTGAGCAGATTGCTGAGTTTGCTAAAAGCGCAAAATAA